One stretch of Haladaptatus sp. R4 DNA includes these proteins:
- a CDS encoding helix-turn-helix domain-containing protein has translation MSSIVEISISADEFALGRALQADSQVQIELERVVPMGTSLFPFFWARGTDVQRFETAVRDEPAVDELTRINTLTDETLFHIRWNDEITNFVHGVEEANATIVEAHGTADDWTFHLRFPAQEEMSAFQSFCQHEEIPMQVERVYSMQERAVHNSAGVTPAQRETLVTAYEEGYFERPRGITREELADELGISPQAVGGRLRRGYANLIAGLLRPMNV, from the coding sequence ATGAGTTCCATCGTGGAGATTTCGATATCCGCCGATGAGTTTGCACTTGGCCGTGCGTTACAAGCGGACTCTCAGGTGCAGATAGAACTCGAACGAGTCGTCCCGATGGGAACGTCGCTGTTCCCGTTCTTCTGGGCTCGCGGCACGGACGTCCAACGGTTCGAAACCGCAGTACGAGACGAACCAGCGGTTGACGAGCTCACGAGAATAAACACCCTGACTGATGAAACGTTGTTCCACATCAGGTGGAACGACGAGATAACGAACTTCGTCCACGGAGTCGAGGAAGCCAACGCGACTATCGTGGAAGCACACGGGACGGCCGACGACTGGACGTTTCATCTCCGGTTCCCGGCGCAAGAGGAGATGTCGGCGTTCCAATCGTTCTGTCAACACGAGGAAATTCCGATGCAGGTCGAACGAGTGTATTCGATGCAGGAGCGAGCAGTCCACAACTCTGCGGGCGTCACGCCTGCACAGCGCGAGACGCTCGTCACTGCCTACGAGGAAGGATACTTCGAACGGCCGCGCGGAATCACACGCGAAGAGTTAGCCGACGAACTGGGAATCTCTCCACAGGCCGTCGGTGGCCGCCTTCGGCGCGGATATGCGAATCTCATCGCCGGGTTACTACGTCCGATGAATGTATAG
- a CDS encoding response regulator yields MSNHRILVVDDEQPIADLFARWLEDRYEVRIAYDGAEAVAMLDDSYDVVLLDRDMPDVSGDTVLETIRAEGFDCRVGMVTAVEPDFDVIEMGYDAYIVKPITEPSELHAIVESLLRRSTYSTDVQQLLTLSSKQATLEARIDQSELDRNEEYQELIAEIRTLKGSLSTTLDEMDDAELGKEMASSTVAQGR; encoded by the coding sequence ATGAGTAACCACCGAATACTGGTCGTCGATGACGAACAGCCGATTGCCGATTTGTTCGCCCGCTGGCTCGAAGACCGATACGAGGTCCGTATCGCGTACGACGGTGCCGAAGCCGTAGCTATGCTCGACGACTCGTACGACGTCGTGCTCCTCGACAGGGACATGCCCGACGTGAGCGGCGACACGGTTCTCGAAACGATTCGAGCGGAAGGGTTCGACTGCCGCGTCGGAATGGTGACGGCCGTCGAACCGGACTTCGACGTTATCGAGATGGGGTACGACGCCTACATCGTCAAACCGATAACCGAACCGAGCGAACTACACGCCATCGTGGAGAGTTTGCTTCGCCGGTCCACGTACTCCACCGACGTTCAGCAGTTGCTCACCTTGTCGTCGAAGCAGGCGACTCTGGAAGCACGCATCGACCAGTCGGAACTGGACCGCAACGAGGAGTATCAGGAGCTCATCGCCGAGATTCGGACGCTGAAGGGGTCGCTTTCGACGACGCTCGACGAGATGGACGACGCCGAGTTG